One genomic window of Candidatus Pseudobacter hemicellulosilyticus includes the following:
- the ftsY gene encoding signal recognition particle-docking protein FtsY: MGFFGKLFGKKEKETLDQGLQKTKEGFLSRITKAIAGKSTVDDEVLDNLEEALVGADVGIDTTVQIISRIEKRVAKDKYINATELNGILQEEIEAVLVEADEASAYTFDSGLPAKPFVILVVGVNGVGKTTTIGKLAYNFKKAGKSVLLGAADTFRAAAVDQLTIWSERVGVPIVKQSMGSDPASVAFDTVQAGVARGMDVVIIDTAGRLHNKAHLMDELTKIKRVVQKHIPEAPHEVLLVLDGSTGQNALEQARHFTAATDVSALAITKLDGTAKGGVVLAIANQFKIPVKFIGVGEKMEDLLVFDKHEFVDSLFNLDNK, encoded by the coding sequence ATGGGATTTTTCGGTAAACTCTTTGGCAAGAAAGAGAAGGAAACACTGGATCAGGGCCTGCAGAAAACCAAGGAAGGTTTTCTGTCCCGCATCACCAAGGCCATTGCCGGCAAAAGCACGGTAGACGATGAAGTGCTCGATAACCTGGAAGAAGCACTGGTAGGCGCCGATGTAGGTATTGATACCACCGTGCAGATCATTAGCCGTATTGAAAAACGGGTAGCGAAAGACAAGTATATCAATGCCACCGAATTGAACGGCATATTGCAGGAGGAAATTGAGGCAGTGCTGGTAGAGGCCGACGAAGCCTCCGCCTATACCTTTGATTCCGGGCTGCCGGCCAAACCCTTTGTGATCCTGGTGGTAGGAGTGAATGGTGTGGGTAAGACCACCACCATCGGCAAGCTGGCCTATAATTTCAAGAAAGCGGGTAAGTCGGTCCTGCTTGGTGCCGCCGATACCTTCCGCGCAGCCGCGGTAGACCAGCTGACCATCTGGAGCGAACGCGTAGGGGTACCCATTGTTAAACAATCCATGGGTTCTGATCCCGCGTCAGTAGCTTTTGATACCGTTCAGGCCGGCGTAGCCCGGGGCATGGACGTGGTGATCATTGATACTGCCGGTCGCCTCCACAACAAGGCCCACCTCATGGACGAACTGACCAAGATCAAACGTGTAGTACAGAAACATATTCCCGAAGCACCGCATGAAGTGCTGCTGGTGCTGGACGGTTCCACCGGGCAGAACGCCCTGGAGCAGGCCCGCCATTTTACGGCTGCTACTGATGTATCGGCCCTGGCCATCACCAAACTGGATGGTACAGCCAAAGGCGGGGTGGTGCTGGCCATTGCCAACCAGTTTAAGATCCCCGTTAAATTTATTGGCGTGGGGGAAAAGATGGAAGACCTCCTGGTGTTCGACAAACACGAGTTTGTAGACAGCCTTTTCAATCTCGACAATAAATAA
- a CDS encoding DUF4295 family protein: MAKAASKNAKVKDVKASAEAKNYTKVIRAVRSPKSGAYTFKEAIVHKDKIKDYLAKK, from the coding sequence ATGGCAAAAGCAGCTTCCAAAAACGCGAAGGTTAAAGACGTGAAGGCTTCAGCTGAGGCGAAGAACTATACCAAAGTGATCCGTGCTGTTCGCAGTCCCAAGAGCGGCGCCTATACTTTCAAAGAGGCGATCGTTCACAAGGACAAGATCAAGGATTATCTGGCAAAAAAATAA
- the rpmG gene encoding 50S ribosomal protein L33, with translation MAKKGNRVQVILECTEHKTSGQPGTSRYITTKNKKNNPERMELKKFNAILKKVTVHKEIK, from the coding sequence ATGGCAAAGAAAGGTAACAGAGTGCAGGTGATCCTGGAGTGCACTGAGCATAAGACCAGCGGTCAGCCCGGTACCAGCCGGTATATCACTACCAAGAACAAAAAGAACAACCCGGAGCGTATGGAACTGAAGAAGTTCAACGCGATCCTGAAGAAGGTGACTGTTCACAAAGAGATCAAATAA
- the rpmB gene encoding 50S ribosomal protein L28: protein MARVCQVTGKVPVTGHRVSHSNIKTKRRFLPNLQVKRYFLPEEDKWITLKLSTEGIRTINKRGLYNVVKELRAKGEKI from the coding sequence ATGGCAAGAGTATGTCAGGTGACAGGTAAGGTTCCGGTAACCGGCCACCGTGTTTCCCATTCAAATATCAAGACCAAACGCCGGTTTTTACCCAACCTGCAGGTTAAACGTTATTTCCTGCCCGAAGAGGACAAATGGATTACATTGAAGCTCTCTACTGAAGGTATCCGTACCATCAACAAGAGGGGCCTGTACAATGTAGTGAAAGAGCTGCGGGCTAAGGGTGAAAAAATCTAA
- the ppk1 gene encoding polyphosphate kinase 1 has protein sequence MKRKTIARDISWLSFNARVLQEAADTSVPLRERVKFLGIFSNNLDEFFRVRVATLKRMTDVGKRIKNMHLEQSPGRILDEIQQIVLEQQTEFNRIWESVRRELEKEKIYLVSERQLNKDQQKFVGSYFEEEVRANIIPIMIETMPQLPYLRDKSLYLGVVLSRRDASLKKKYAIIEVPAKAVGRFIQLPSPEGESHIILLEDVIRFNLKSIFSYFGYDRHHSWVFKVTKDAEIDIDNDISTSLIQKIEKGLKNRRKGKPVRFVYDKEMDDGLLSFLSRKLNLSRKESVIPGGRIHNFRHFMDFPDVFAKKGQRKKPFQHPYLRSVMRVTDVMLEKDIMLNFPYHSFNPVIDLLREAAIDPDVTAIKLTAYRLASNSKVINALINAVRNGKQVTVFLELRARFDEEANLEWKERLEEEGVKVLITQPTMKVHAKICLIKKRQNNRTIHYGFVSTGNLNEKTAHVYGDHCLLTADRFVMADVNRLFNYLENPRDGARYLKACKTLIPCPVSLRRELNKLINREIRNAREKKPAAITLKMNSLSDEDLIAKLYEAARAGVKLRLIIRGIFCMYSENTKFIHPVQAISIVDEYLEHARIFIFHNNGDEKVYISSADWMVRNLDHRVEATCPILEDNIKRVLKNILEIQLRDNVKARILDNDLSNRYVRDKKQKKIRSQVEIYNYLHQKTIVHSGTTQPVIADVTPA, from the coding sequence ATGAAACGTAAAACGATTGCCCGGGACATCAGCTGGTTGTCTTTTAATGCGCGGGTGCTGCAGGAAGCGGCTGACACCAGTGTGCCCCTGCGGGAAAGAGTGAAATTCCTGGGTATTTTCTCCAATAACCTGGATGAGTTCTTCCGCGTCCGGGTAGCTACCCTCAAAAGGATGACAGATGTAGGCAAAAGGATTAAAAATATGCACCTGGAGCAGTCGCCCGGCCGCATCCTCGATGAGATCCAGCAGATAGTACTGGAACAGCAGACCGAGTTCAACCGCATCTGGGAATCCGTCCGCCGGGAGCTGGAAAAAGAGAAGATCTACCTGGTGAGCGAACGCCAGCTCAACAAAGACCAGCAGAAATTTGTAGGCAGCTATTTTGAGGAGGAGGTCCGCGCCAATATCATTCCCATTATGATTGAGACCATGCCCCAGCTGCCCTACCTGCGCGATAAATCGCTCTACCTGGGTGTGGTCCTCTCCCGCCGGGATGCCAGTCTCAAGAAAAAATACGCCATTATTGAAGTACCCGCTAAAGCAGTTGGTCGCTTCATCCAGCTGCCCTCCCCAGAAGGAGAAAGCCATATTATATTATTGGAAGATGTGATACGCTTCAACCTGAAAAGTATCTTCTCTTATTTCGGGTACGACCGCCACCACTCCTGGGTGTTCAAGGTCACCAAGGACGCCGAGATAGATATTGACAACGATATCTCCACCTCCCTGATCCAGAAAATAGAAAAAGGACTCAAAAATCGCCGTAAGGGGAAACCCGTACGCTTTGTATATGACAAGGAGATGGACGATGGCCTGCTGTCGTTCCTGAGCCGCAAGCTCAACCTATCCCGTAAGGAAAGCGTTATCCCCGGCGGCCGGATCCATAATTTCCGCCACTTCATGGATTTCCCGGACGTGTTTGCCAAAAAAGGGCAGCGGAAGAAACCCTTCCAGCACCCCTACCTCCGCAGCGTAATGCGGGTGACCGATGTAATGCTGGAAAAGGATATCATGCTCAATTTCCCCTACCATTCCTTTAACCCCGTGATAGACCTCCTGCGCGAGGCCGCCATTGACCCGGACGTTACCGCCATCAAGCTCACCGCTTACCGGCTGGCGTCCAATTCCAAGGTGATCAACGCCCTGATCAATGCCGTCCGTAACGGTAAACAGGTGACCGTTTTCCTGGAACTGCGCGCCCGCTTTGATGAAGAGGCCAACCTGGAATGGAAGGAGCGACTGGAAGAGGAAGGCGTGAAAGTGCTGATCACCCAGCCTACCATGAAGGTGCATGCCAAGATCTGCCTCATCAAAAAAAGACAGAACAACCGCACCATCCACTATGGTTTTGTAAGTACCGGCAACCTGAACGAGAAAACGGCCCACGTCTATGGCGACCACTGCCTGCTGACCGCCGATCGTTTTGTGATGGCTGATGTGAACCGCCTGTTCAATTACCTGGAAAACCCCAGGGATGGCGCACGATACCTTAAAGCCTGCAAGACCCTGATCCCCTGCCCCGTCAGCCTGCGCAGGGAACTCAATAAGCTGATCAACCGGGAGATCAGGAACGCCAGAGAGAAAAAACCGGCGGCCATCACCCTCAAGATGAACTCCCTCTCCGATGAGGACCTGATTGCCAAACTCTATGAAGCAGCCCGCGCCGGCGTCAAGCTCAGGCTCATTATCCGCGGGATCTTCTGTATGTACTCCGAGAACACCAAATTCATCCACCCCGTTCAGGCTATCAGTATAGTGGACGAATACCTGGAACACGCGCGGATCTTCATTTTCCATAATAATGGAGATGAGAAAGTGTATATCTCATCGGCCGACTGGATGGTGCGCAACCTGGACCACCGTGTAGAAGCTACCTGCCCCATCCTGGAGGACAATATTAAGAGAGTGTTGAAAAATATACTTGAAATTCAATTGAGGGATAATGTAAAAGCCAGAATTTTGGACAATGATCTGAGCAACCGGTATGTGCGCGACAAAAAGCAGAAGAAGATCCGGTCGCAAGTGGAGATCTACAATTATTTACACCAAAAAACGATTGTTCATTCCGGGACCACGCAGCCGGTCATTGCAGATGTAACGCCGGCCTGA